One Gymnogyps californianus isolate 813 chromosome 11, ASM1813914v2, whole genome shotgun sequence genomic window carries:
- the USP3 gene encoding ubiquitin carboxyl-terminal hydrolase 3 isoform X2, producing MKSFSTLAAQICPDDVCRSNKSPWVCLTCSSVHCGRYVNGHAKKHYEDAQIPMTNHKKTEKQEKVQHTVCMDCSSYSTYCYRCDDFVVNDTKLGLVQKVREHLQNLENSAFTSDRHRKRKLLENSSLNSKLLKVNGSTTALCATGLRNLGNTCFMNAILQSLSNIQQFCCYFKELPAVELRNGKTAGRRTYHTRSQGDNNVSLVEEFRKTLCALWQGSQTAFSPESLFYVVWKIMPNFRGYQQQDAHEFMRYLLDHLHLELQGGFNGVSRSVILQENSSLSASNKCCINGASTVVTAIFGGILQNEVNCLICGTESRKFDPFLDLSLDIPSQFRNKRTKNQESGPVCTLRDCLRSFTDLEELDETELYMCHKCKKKQKSTKKFWIQKLPKVLCLHLKRFHWTAYLRNKVDTYVEFPLRGLDMKCYLLEPENSGPESCLYDLVAVVVHHGSGVGSGHYTAYAAHEGRWFHFNDSTVTLTDEETVVKAKAYILFYVERQAKSGSDKL from the exons atatGTGAATGGCCATGCAAAAAAGCATTATGAAGATGCACAGATTCCTATGACCAatcataagaaaacagaaaaacaagagaaagttCAGCATACTGTGTGTATGGATTGCAGTAGTTACAGTACATACTG TTACCGCTGTGATGATTTTGTAGTCAATGATACCAAGCTGGGCCTGGTACAGAAGGTCAGAGAGCACCTACAGAACTTGGAAAA TTCAGCCTTTACATCAGACAGacataggaaaagaaaactattgGAAAACTCATCTCTGAACAGCAAGTtattaaaagtaaat GGAAGCACCACTGCCCTTTGTGCCACAGGCCTTCGGAACCTGGGGAATACGTGTTTCATGAATGCGATCCTTCAGTCGCTCAG TAACATTCAACAGTTTTGCTGTTACTTCAAAGAGTTGCCTGCTGTGGAGCTGAGGAATGGGAAGACGGCAGGCAGGCGAACTTACCATACCAGGAGCCAAGGGGATAACAATGT TTCATTGGTGGAAGAATTCAGAAAGACACTCTGTGCTTTGTGGCAAGGAAGCCAAACTGCATTTAGTCCAGAGTCTTTATTTTACGTTGTTTGGAAAATCATGCCAAATTTTAG GGGATACCAGCAACAGGATGCCCACGAGTTCATGCGTTACCTTTTGGACCATCTACACCTGGAACTCCAGGGTGGCTTCAATGGTGTTTCACGTTCAgtaattttgcaagaaaattcTAGCCTGTCTGCAAGCAACAAATGTTGCAT AAATGGAGCGTCTACTGTTGTCACAGCGATTTTTGGAGGCATTCTTCAAAATGAAGTCAACTGCCTAATATGTGGGACTGAATCCAGAAAGTTTGACCCATTCCTAG ACCTTTCGCTAGATATTCCAAGTCAGTTCAGAAATAAACGTACTAAAAATCAAGAAAGTGGACCAGTGTGCACACTACGAG atTGTCTTCGCAGTTTTACAGACCTGGAAGAACTTGATGAGACAGAGCTGTACATGTGtcacaaatgcaaaaagaaacagaagtccACCAAAAAATTCTGGATTCAGAAACTACCAAAG GTGCTATGCTTACACTTGAAACGATTTCACTGGACAGCATATCTGAGAAACAAGGTTGATACGTATGTTGAGTTTCCCTTACGAGGCCTAGACATGAAATGCTACTTGTTAGAG CCTGAAAACAGTGGCCCAGAAAGCTGCCTGTATGACCTTGTGGCTGTTGTTGTGCATCATGGTTCAGG CGTTGGCTCTGGACATTACACCGCATACGCAGCTCATGAAGGCCGTTGGTTCCATTTCAACGACAGTACTGTAACTTTGACCGACGAGGAGACTGTGGTAAAGGCCAAGGCCTACATTCTCTTCTACGTGGAACGGCAAGCCAAATCTGGATCAGATAAACTTTAA
- the USP3 gene encoding ubiquitin carboxyl-terminal hydrolase 3 isoform X1, with translation MECPHLGSSVCIAPDSAKFPQGSPSSWCCSVCRSNKSPWVCLTCSSVHCGRYVNGHAKKHYEDAQIPMTNHKKTEKQEKVQHTVCMDCSSYSTYCYRCDDFVVNDTKLGLVQKVREHLQNLENSAFTSDRHRKRKLLENSSLNSKLLKVNGSTTALCATGLRNLGNTCFMNAILQSLSNIQQFCCYFKELPAVELRNGKTAGRRTYHTRSQGDNNVSLVEEFRKTLCALWQGSQTAFSPESLFYVVWKIMPNFRGYQQQDAHEFMRYLLDHLHLELQGGFNGVSRSVILQENSSLSASNKCCINGASTVVTAIFGGILQNEVNCLICGTESRKFDPFLDLSLDIPSQFRNKRTKNQESGPVCTLRDCLRSFTDLEELDETELYMCHKCKKKQKSTKKFWIQKLPKVLCLHLKRFHWTAYLRNKVDTYVEFPLRGLDMKCYLLEPENSGPESCLYDLVAVVVHHGSGVGSGHYTAYAAHEGRWFHFNDSTVTLTDEETVVKAKAYILFYVERQAKSGSDKL, from the exons atatGTGAATGGCCATGCAAAAAAGCATTATGAAGATGCACAGATTCCTATGACCAatcataagaaaacagaaaaacaagagaaagttCAGCATACTGTGTGTATGGATTGCAGTAGTTACAGTACATACTG TTACCGCTGTGATGATTTTGTAGTCAATGATACCAAGCTGGGCCTGGTACAGAAGGTCAGAGAGCACCTACAGAACTTGGAAAA TTCAGCCTTTACATCAGACAGacataggaaaagaaaactattgGAAAACTCATCTCTGAACAGCAAGTtattaaaagtaaat GGAAGCACCACTGCCCTTTGTGCCACAGGCCTTCGGAACCTGGGGAATACGTGTTTCATGAATGCGATCCTTCAGTCGCTCAG TAACATTCAACAGTTTTGCTGTTACTTCAAAGAGTTGCCTGCTGTGGAGCTGAGGAATGGGAAGACGGCAGGCAGGCGAACTTACCATACCAGGAGCCAAGGGGATAACAATGT TTCATTGGTGGAAGAATTCAGAAAGACACTCTGTGCTTTGTGGCAAGGAAGCCAAACTGCATTTAGTCCAGAGTCTTTATTTTACGTTGTTTGGAAAATCATGCCAAATTTTAG GGGATACCAGCAACAGGATGCCCACGAGTTCATGCGTTACCTTTTGGACCATCTACACCTGGAACTCCAGGGTGGCTTCAATGGTGTTTCACGTTCAgtaattttgcaagaaaattcTAGCCTGTCTGCAAGCAACAAATGTTGCAT AAATGGAGCGTCTACTGTTGTCACAGCGATTTTTGGAGGCATTCTTCAAAATGAAGTCAACTGCCTAATATGTGGGACTGAATCCAGAAAGTTTGACCCATTCCTAG ACCTTTCGCTAGATATTCCAAGTCAGTTCAGAAATAAACGTACTAAAAATCAAGAAAGTGGACCAGTGTGCACACTACGAG atTGTCTTCGCAGTTTTACAGACCTGGAAGAACTTGATGAGACAGAGCTGTACATGTGtcacaaatgcaaaaagaaacagaagtccACCAAAAAATTCTGGATTCAGAAACTACCAAAG GTGCTATGCTTACACTTGAAACGATTTCACTGGACAGCATATCTGAGAAACAAGGTTGATACGTATGTTGAGTTTCCCTTACGAGGCCTAGACATGAAATGCTACTTGTTAGAG CCTGAAAACAGTGGCCCAGAAAGCTGCCTGTATGACCTTGTGGCTGTTGTTGTGCATCATGGTTCAGG CGTTGGCTCTGGACATTACACCGCATACGCAGCTCATGAAGGCCGTTGGTTCCATTTCAACGACAGTACTGTAACTTTGACCGACGAGGAGACTGTGGTAAAGGCCAAGGCCTACATTCTCTTCTACGTGGAACGGCAAGCCAAATCTGGATCAGATAAACTTTAA